The following proteins come from a genomic window of Euwallacea fornicatus isolate EFF26 chromosome 9, ASM4011564v1, whole genome shotgun sequence:
- the LOC136340945 gene encoding outer dynein arm-docking complex subunit 4: MNTTKSKADKMLSITLETELLQSFVGVNIKESPSEENGNVRGREGQAERFGEEESGRAISGDAGTRIRQAPMSAETSTRLVKEITEDSNRRRGKRKRRKIPPHQEEIYCDKDRAAAVNLGSKDIKQSLKIKKKQERSKMLQIPEEAEPSTFLALGNYEMCRGDLEIAIDFMSKALELNPTEKNSLVARSKCYILLGQPENALKDAETALHVDRTFIKAIYQKAEALYYLGDFEHSLMYYHRGLHIRPDHQDFKLGVQQSQKAIENAIGSIVPSKPSKSCSSRASRSKESSTRVTPSSNRRSTPSGPARSKSANPSRLLRELAADKDYLENLMMNPDIKCKFKENDNTIEKCIKETVEYLNARQEFWRQQLPKNLK, encoded by the exons ATGAATACAACAAAATCTAaagcagataaaatgctaAGCATTACACTAGAAACGGAGCTTCTGCAAAGTTTCGTTGGGGTGAATATTAAAGAAAGTCCTAGTGAAGAGAATGGAAACGTTAGAGGACGAGAAGGGCAGGCTGAAAGATTTGGAGAGGAAGAATCAGGAAGGGCAATATCAGGTGATGCTGGTACCAGAATCCGACAGGCGCCAATGTCCGCCGAAACAAGCACAAGATTGGTTAAAGAAATCACTGAAGACTCCAATAGAAGGAGGG GTAAAAGAAAACGTAGGAAAATCCCACCACATCAAGAAGAAATTTATTGTGATAAGGATAGAGCAGCAGCGGTGAATCTTGGATCAAAAGATATTAAGCAGTcattaaaaatcaagaaaaaacaGGAAAGGTCCAAGATGTTACAGATTCCAGAAGAAGCTGAGCCTAGCACTTTCTTGGCCCTAGGAAATTATGAAATGTGCCGTGGAGATTTAGAAATTGCTATCGATTTTATGTCTAAG GCATTGGAGCTCAATCCAACGGAAAAGAATTCCCTAGTTGCCAGAAGCAAATGTTACATCCTACTCGGTCAGCCAGAAAATGCGTTAAAAGATGCCGAAACAGCTCTCCACGTAGATAGAACTTTCATAAAGGCAATTTATCAGAAAGCGGAAGCTTTATACTATTTGGGGGATTTCGAACACAGTTTGATGTATTACCACAGGGGGCTTCACATCAGGCCTGACCATCAAGATTTCAAGCTGGGAGTGCAACAAAGTCAAAAAGCCATCGAAAATGCAATTGGCTCAATAGTGCCATCCAAACCTTCAAAAAGTTGTTCTTCTAGGGCCTCTAGGTCTAAGGAATCCAGCACGAGAGTGACCCCTTCATCGAACCGGAGGTCTACGCCTTCAGGACCGGCTCGATCAAAATCGGCAAATCCTAGCCGGTTGTTGAGAGAGTTGGCGGCTGACAAGGACTATTTGGAGAACTTGATGATGAATCCAGacattaaatgcaaatttaaggAGAATGATAATACAATCGAGAAATGTATTAAGGAAACGGTAGAGTATCTTAATGCTAGACAAGAATTTTGGAGGCAGCAGCTTCCTAAAAATCTTAAGTAA